Proteins co-encoded in one Yamadazyma tenuis chromosome 1, complete sequence genomic window:
- the RMD1 gene encoding sporulation protein rmd1 (COG:S; EggNog:ENOG503NUN9), with translation MNGNTDRTPLLSSNINENPYKHIDNAHEGINDNINDSTIRQEGKIDKKSRSNASSKIGLQRTSRTSQKMKLLPEEPLLKDASSKRSVTSESNKIYTQVERITDVPARKDAETLGKVHRDLLPRVTAYCTSGSYRMKDLMRWLKDRKRIHNTNVKLFDDVLYTPFTYKDWRSETDDQDKTIRLADEGGEIDFGKRNEIFIFEYGVVVMWGYSIREEQSFLIDISNFENEKLSNEDIQVEEFNYYITKSYQPRIYNDFITISDDSNYMLKLSISHAISQSVKISLFEELVNNTIEDTQDIPQQIATTGKVEMNRNEIMKSIGELFILRININLHGSVLDSPELMWVEPQLEPIYQAVRGYLEINERVELLNQRLEVISDLLQMLKEQLGQTHEKNLEYIVIILVGIEVLVSAINIIVDLFTY, from the coding sequence ATGAATGGAAATACAGACAGGACCCCTCTATTGTCCAGTAACATAAATGAAAACCCATATAAACATATTGACAATGCCCATGAAGGTATTAATGATAACATTAACGATTCCACAATTCGCCAGGAGGGAAAGATAGACAAGAAAAGTAGGTCCAAtgcttcatcaaaaatagGGCTCCAAAGAACGAGTAGAACTTCGCAGAAGATGAAACTTCTACCCGAAGAACCGCTATTAAAGGATGCTAGCTCTAAGAGGCTGGTGACTTCTGAAAGTAATAAAATATATacccaagttgaaagaattaCTGATGTTCCGGCCAGAAAAGATGCTGAAACCTTGGGAAAAGTGCACAGAGATTTGTTACCAAGAGTTACAGCATACTGTACATCCGGCTCATACCGAATGAAAGATTTGATGAGATGGTTGAAAGATAGAAAAAGAATTCACAACACTAATGTTAAGTTGTTTGACGATGTCCTATATACCCCGTTTACTTATAAAGATTGGAGGAGTGAAACAGATGATCAAGATAAAACCATAAGATTAGCTGatgaaggtggtgaaatAGATTTTGGGAAGCGTAACGAGatcttcatttttgaaTATGGGGTGGTTGTTATGTGGGGTTATTCGATAAGAGAAGAACAGTCATTTCTAATTGATATATCTAATTTTGAGAATGAGAAGCTAAGTAACGAAGATATACAGGTGGAGGAGTTCAACTACTATATCACAAAATCATACCAACCAAGAATTTATAATGATTTCATCACGATTAGTGACGATTCTAACTATATGTTGAAGCTAAGTATCAGTCATGCTATCAGTCAATCAGTCAAGATATCTttatttgaagaattggtaAACAACACAATAGAGGATACTCAAGATATTCCTCAACAGATTGCAACCACCGGTAAAGTGGAGATGAACAGAAATGAAATTATGAAATCTATTGGTGAATTGTTTATCTTGAGAATCAATATAAATTTACATGGTTCTGTGCTAGATTCACCCGAATTGATGTGGGTCGAGCCGCAATTGGAACCAATTTATCAAGCAGTAAGGGGGTATTTGGAAATAAACGAGAGGGTAGAGCTATTGAACCAAAGGTTGGAGGTAATTAGTGACTTGTTGCAAATGTTGAAGGAACAGTTAGGTCAGACTCACGAAAAGAATCTAGAATACATTGTGATCATATTAGTTGGTATCGAAGTTCTTGTGAGTGCAATCAATATTATAGTAGATCTATTCACTTACTGA
- a CDS encoding uncharacterized protein (EggNog:ENOG503NWWT; COG:S) codes for MGDFDSKNNVHFPFKQLFGWQCPADCDYKCQQIITDIRISQGAPIVKFYGKWPFKRVFGMTEVASVVFSLLNFLINYHNFRKINPQRKRSSGPVRTMYGQYLVLLSISMVGWTFSMLFHTRDLPITETLDYFGASLIILFNFYIIIIRYFELFKNNLLPFQIAIGTIYGLHLVKLSHDWDYNYNLVFHSVIGIITLVLWVLHSVKVSRIYTNNYPILSNSIQLLPFETKILMKLNYLSLSKSKYIPLLPILLNLWMFGSMFFEICEFKPILKVVDSHAMWHLATFFPQIIWYDWNMWDLELYKRVTELSI; via the coding sequence ATGGGAGATTTTGATTCCAAGAACAACGTACACTTCCCATTCAAACAATTATTTGGGTGGCAATGTCCCGCTGATTGTGATTACAAGTGTCAGCAAATCATAACAGATATTAGAATATCCCAGGGTGCTCCGATCGTCAAGTTTTATGGCAAATGGCCTTTCAAAAGAGTCTTCGGAATGACAGAGGTTGCATCAGTGGTTTTCTCattattgaacttcttaATTAATTATCATAACTTCAGGAAGATAAATccccaaagaaagagaagtTCAGGGCCAGTGAGAACCATGTATGGTCAATATTTAGTGTTGCTTTCCATTTCAATGGTAGGTTGGACATTCAGTATGTTATTTCATACACGAGATTTACCAATCACCGAGACCTTAGATTACTTTGGAGCTTCTTTGATaattttgttcaacttctacATAATAATTATCAGGTACTTcgagttgttcaagaataaCCTCCTTCCTTTCCAGATTGCTATCGGGACAATATATGGATTGCACTTGGTAAAATTGAGCCATGATTGGGACTATAATTATAACCTTGTTTTCCACTCAGTAATCGGAATCATAACTCTTGTACTTTGGGTTTTACATTCAGTGAAAGTGAGCCGAATTTATACCAACAACTATCCAAttctttccaattccaTTCAATTGTTACCATTTGAAACGAAGATTCtcatgaaattgaactACTTGAGTTTGTCTAAATCGAAGTATATTCCTTTATTACCAATTCTACTCAACTTGTGGATGTTTGGTTCGATGTTTTTTGAGATTTGTGAGTTTAAACCTATCCTTAAAGTAGTTGATTCGCATGCTATGTGGCACTTGGCCACTTTTTTCCCCCAAATCATCTGGTACGATTGGAACATGTGGGACTTGGAGTTATATAAACGTGTGACTGAGTTGAGCATATGA